The Triticum urartu cultivar G1812 chromosome 5, Tu2.1, whole genome shotgun sequence genome contains the following window.
ctcaacaatgtgTAAAAATAGAAATATTTTTTGCTACCCAAATATTCCCTCTCGGGGAAATTTCAGGTGCTCCCATCCTTGTGGTGCTCCCCATGCTCCAACTTCAAAACATCAATTTTAAATgtttcaaaattttcagaaaaaaatCTGAATGCTCACAAGGAATGTGACTACAACCCCTAAAAATTTCAGGTCCAAATTCGAAATGTCCATTGAGAAACAAAAACGACAAATTCAGCTGTGAATAGTGTCAAATGTTGCTTTTGTCTTTTTTTTGTGAACATGCTTTTGTCTTTTTATGACACTATTCATGCTAGATTTCACATTTTCGTTTCTCAATTTCCTTTAGAGTTTAGATCTGAAATTTCTAGGACTTGTAGTTACATTTATTGTCAACATtcataaaaaaattcagaattttttgaaacatttaaaattgattttttttaagTTGAAGTATGAGGAGCACCCCAAGGATGAGAGTACCTGATATTTCCCCATTCCCTCTCCTCTATCTAAAGTGGATTCAGGTAGCCAAATTTTAGGTGTGTGCTAATGAAGATGCTCTTAGTACTATACTAGTATACGACTTCTAGGCTTTGAAAACGAAAAGCTAGGGTGGTCATTAATTGACCCCTTGTGTTTTCATTAACATATCCTCGTCCTATATATTTACACCTGGAGAGCAGATCGAGCTGATCACTCCATACATTCAGCGATCGATTCTCTATGGACGCTAGCAGTTGTAGCCCCAGTGGAGCCGCTCTACCAACAACCCGGCTACTCCCGATACGCACGCAACGATCAGCAGTGGCCGAATGGACGACGACGGACTATTCCGCGACCgcggcggcagcggaggaggAGCCCTTGAGCCCCACTGCAAGGCTCATGGAAACCATACACATCATCGTCACCGTCGGCCTTGGCTGCCCCGTAAACCTCCCCGTCTTCAGCGCCGGCATCGCCGCCCAGCTTGCCCGCTACCCACGCTTCCGTAGCATCCAAGTATATACCTACTCTTACCATCAAAGATATACACTACTAGCTTAGTTTGTTTAACTCGTGAGCGCGCGCGTAAATGCTTGGCAGGTGACAGACGGCTCAAAAGGCCCACGGTGGGCGCGGACGGCGGTGAACGTGGACGACCACATGATCGTCCCGACGCTGCACCCCGTCGCCGTGGAGGCCGACCCGGACCGGGCCTTGGAGGACTACGTGGCCTCGCTGTACACTCTCCCCATGGACCGCTCCCGTCCGCTCTGGGAGTTCCACTTCCTAGACTTCCCAACATCCGAGGCGGCCTCCACCGCGGTGATCCGCCTGCACCACTCTCTCGGTGGCGGGATGTCGCTGATCACGCTGCTCCTGGCGTCCGCCCGGAGCGTCGCCGACCCAACACGCCTGCCGGCCATGCCGGAGCAGCCGGCGCGCACTGGCGCCATCTACGTGCCACGGCGCCGGCAGCCCCCGGCCGCAGGTGTCCTGGCAGCGTTCGTCACATGGATCTGGTCGTATCTTGTGCTCGTATGGAACACCATGGTAGACTTTGCCATCTTTGCTGTGACCATTGTGTTCCGTAGAGACCTGCACACGCTCTTCAAACGTGTGGACGGCGACGTCACGTCCAACCGCAGCAGGCGCTTTGTGCACCGGAGTCTTAGCTTGGACGATGTCAAGCTCATCAAGAATGTCATGAACTGCGTAAGTAACCAGCTATCGATTAGAATCCTAATGTGTGATACTACCTAAGTCCCAAAATAATTAAAATTGTTGATTTGTCCAAAATCAAAGTCTAAGTTTGACCAAGTCtataaaaaaatattaacatGTAGAACATGAAATTAGCAAGTCTCGTGGGATTCTTTATGAAATATCTGTTTATATAATTTGTATTTGATGCTGTAGATCTTAGCACATTTTTTATAGAGTTGGTCAAAGTAAGCAAGTTGACTTAGAATAAACCTAGAATTTCAATTGTTTTGAAACGGGGGGAGTATTATTCTTGCATACACTCCATctgaaaattttaaattctgtTTATGCATTTTTTTCTCTTCTGTTTCCGGAGACTGTCAATGATGTGCTAGTCGGGGCGACTTCGGCAGCTCTGTCACGATATTACTTTCGCAAGTCTGGTAAGTGGTGTAGGTCTGGCCACAGGGGGCGTATAGTTTCTCCCGCAGGTCGATCTGTTGTATTTACTACATATACATTAATTTACGTAACTCGTCTTCAATTTATGTTAGGTTCCTCTAAGGCCAGCAAACTATGTTTGCGGTCTGTTCTCCCTGTCAATACAAGGCCAACCACTAGCCTACAAGTAAGTTTTTTAAATGAAAATATATACAATCTAAATGCAGGAATAATTAATCTACATATTTCTGCACCAAATGTTTACTCATTTCTTATCTTTTATATCTAAATTGCTAACCCTCACTAATATATTGCAAAATATTCCACAAGTGAAATTAACACTCTAGACATCGGAAATAATCGCCAATGTTCAAGTTTGGTCATTAGTTTTCGTACGAATATGTCAGTAAAAGAATAAAATCATGGTATTTATGAAATTATGTTTCTTAATAAACTAATTTTTTTATATATGTTCACCTAACTAACCTAAATAAGTACAGTGCATATTACTAGTTACTATTAGAGTAGCTAGTTTGATTCCACGCTTTCTGAAGGGCAATTTGTTTCCAAATGGAGGTTTTAAGTCAATGGATTACTAATTTGTAGCATATCATTATTTTCATCTAACGCTTCCTTACAACTATGTACAGACCTATGTTGATATGATAGAATCCGGTAAGAGTAACGATGTGGCATGGGGAAATCAACTAGGCTACATCCTCCTTCCATTTCATTTAGCGATGCACAATGATCCACTTGCATATGTTCGCAAGGCAAAGAAGATCATCGATAGGAAAAAGAGCTCACTTGAAGTTATCTTCACGTGTAAGATGAATGCATTTTTTGTCAAAATGTTTGGCATGAAGGTATATATGCTGCCTGTTTGTACTTATATGTTTTATTTTCTAAAATTAAAGTACACAAACTAAGCAACTACTTGTTTAACAACATAACATTGCTCTTATCTAGTTAATGTCCATGTTTTTCAACTTGATAAGCAGGTGGCCTCTTTTATCTATCAACGCATGTTCGCCAATACAACTTTTTTGTTCTCAAACATGGTTGGACCAACTGAACAAATAGAGTTCTACGGGCACCCAattatcttcattgcaccttgTAGTTATGGAGGTCCACATGTAAGTCATCCACGATCTTAAATCAAAACCTTCAATCATAAGCAACATTTGTCCTTTTGTCAACGCAAATCGTCTACCACAATCCACAACGCAAGGAAATTTTCATCACACATTGCTTTCACAAAGAAAACCACTTTACCTTGTATAAATTATCAAAAATTCTCAGGTAAGTTACTTTGGTTTTG
Protein-coding sequences here:
- the LOC125556448 gene encoding wax ester synthase/diacylglycerol acyltransferase 11-like, which encodes MDASSCSPSGAALPTTRLLPIRTQRSAVAEWTTTDYSATAAAAEEEPLSPTARLMETIHIIVTVGLGCPVNLPVFSAGIAAQLARYPRFRSIQVTDGSKGPRWARTAVNVDDHMIVPTLHPVAVEADPDRALEDYVASLYTLPMDRSRPLWEFHFLDFPTSEAASTAVIRLHHSLGGGMSLITLLLASARSVADPTRLPAMPEQPARTGAIYVPRRRQPPAAGVLAAFVTWIWSYLVLVWNTMVDFAIFAVTIVFRRDLHTLFKRVDGDVTSNRSRRFVHRSLSLDDVKLIKNVMNCTVNDVLVGATSAALSRYYFRKSGSSKASKLCLRSVLPVNTRPTTSLQTYVDMIESGKSNDVAWGNQLGYILLPFHLAMHNDPLAYVRKAKKIIDRKKSSLEVIFTCKMNAFFVKMFGMKVASFIYQRMFANTTFLFSNMVGPTEQIEFYGHPIIFIAPCSYGGPHALAVQYQSYDNTIKVILSVDDEVIPDYAQLLDDFTESFGRIKDASSRLSASIIKKE